A genomic stretch from Oleomonas cavernae includes:
- a CDS encoding RidA family protein: MTRRLISSGSTFEAQIGYSRAVVQGDWVFVSGTTGFDYATMTIGDDVAIQCEQVMRNIDAALKEAGATMADVVRVHYYLPDPQDFPACWPILQRWFGTVRPAATMLATGLADPRMKIEIEVTALKAS; encoded by the coding sequence ATGACACGGCGCCTGATCTCGTCTGGTTCGACTTTCGAGGCCCAGATCGGCTATTCCCGCGCGGTGGTCCAGGGCGACTGGGTCTTCGTCTCCGGCACCACCGGCTTCGACTATGCGACCATGACCATCGGTGACGATGTCGCCATCCAGTGCGAACAGGTGATGCGCAACATCGATGCCGCGCTGAAGGAGGCGGGGGCCACTATGGCCGATGTGGTCCGCGTCCACTACTACTTGCCCGACCCGCAGGATTTTCCCGCCTGCTGGCCGATCCTGCAACGCTGGTTCGGCACCGTCCGCCCCGCCGCGACCATGCTGGCCACCGGCCTCGCCGATCCCCGCATGAAGATCGAGATCGAGGTTACGGCCCTGAAGGCGAGCTGA
- a CDS encoding MerR family transcriptional regulator — translation MASQIIHFAGLSDRDRKAASPLPKLAAGDRLELHVRGEGGKEQTLLIPPSATAAVEALLAHMLRGERVAVLAEDQELSPTEASAILGISRPLVVLRMDRGDLPFRYVGKHRRSLLRDVLALKAELDTRQVAIDALAEDTEDLIQHHGL, via the coding sequence ATGGCCAGCCAGATCATCCACTTCGCCGGATTGTCGGATCGTGACCGCAAGGCCGCCTCCCCACTGCCGAAACTGGCGGCCGGGGACCGGCTGGAACTGCATGTCCGAGGCGAAGGCGGCAAGGAACAGACGCTCTTGATTCCGCCTTCCGCCACCGCAGCGGTCGAGGCGCTCCTGGCCCATATGCTGCGCGGCGAGCGCGTCGCCGTGCTGGCCGAGGATCAGGAACTCAGCCCGACCGAAGCATCCGCCATTCTGGGCATCTCGCGGCCGCTCGTTGTCTTGCGCATGGATCGAGGCGACCTGCCGTTCCGCTATGTCGGCAAGCACCGCCGCTCCCTCCTCCGGGACGTGCTGGCGCTGAAGGCCGAGCTCGACACCCGGCAGGTGGCGATCGACGCGCTGGCCGAGGACACAGAGGATCTCATTCAGCACCATGGCCTATGA
- a CDS encoding ETC complex I subunit produces MLARIYLPTRNAMQSGRANSRRWVLEFEPAAIRRVDPLMGWTGTTDMNGEVVMRFEDKEAAIAYCDRNRIPFEVQEPKAVTPKIKTYADNFSFTRIR; encoded by the coding sequence ATGTTGGCCCGGATCTATCTGCCGACCAGGAACGCGATGCAGTCGGGCCGGGCGAACAGCCGCCGCTGGGTTCTGGAGTTCGAGCCGGCGGCGATCCGCCGGGTCGACCCGCTGATGGGCTGGACCGGCACCACCGACATGAACGGCGAAGTGGTGATGCGCTTCGAGGACAAGGAAGCGGCCATCGCCTATTGCGACCGCAACCGCATCCCCTTCGAGGTGCAGGAGCCCAAGGCCGTCACCCCGAAGATCAAGACCTACGCCGACAATTTCAGCTTCACGCGCATTCGCTGA
- a CDS encoding LLM class flavin-dependent oxidoreductase, which translates to MSAPAEQPLPPMRNGIFLAPFHALDQDPTEALHRDLELIEHLDRLGYEEAWIGEHHSAGFEIIASPELFIAAAAERTRRIRLGTGVVSLPYHNPLMTANRIIQLDHMTRGRVMFGVGPGLLPSDAMMLGIDPMTQRDRMMEGLAVILRLFRGEVVTEQSDWFNLVNARTHLLPYTRPHPEMAVASAVSPSGGRAAGKYGFGMLCVAATAADGFDALATNWQIACQIAQEDGRTMDRNGLRLVGPVHIAPTREQARANVQWGLHKWLEYFARLNPLSPRTPEGMDPIDAMIATGQAVIGTPDDAIAQIHRLQAKQGHFGAFLQLAHNWASFDHTIKSYALWAEHVAPVFKHANASRQASYDWTMSNANEFIGKAMMAAGAMIQRHADEQAAKAAAS; encoded by the coding sequence ATGAGCGCGCCTGCCGAGCAGCCTTTGCCCCCGATGCGCAACGGCATCTTCCTGGCCCCGTTCCACGCGCTGGACCAGGATCCGACCGAGGCCCTGCACCGCGACCTTGAACTGATCGAGCACCTGGACCGCCTGGGCTATGAAGAGGCCTGGATCGGCGAGCATCATTCGGCCGGCTTCGAGATCATCGCCAGCCCCGAACTGTTCATCGCCGCCGCGGCCGAGCGCACCAGGCGCATCCGCCTTGGCACCGGGGTGGTCTCCCTGCCCTATCACAACCCGCTGATGACCGCGAACCGCATCATCCAGCTCGACCACATGACCCGGGGCCGGGTCATGTTCGGCGTCGGGCCGGGCCTGCTGCCGTCGGATGCCATGATGCTGGGCATCGATCCCATGACCCAGCGCGACCGGATGATGGAAGGGCTTGCCGTCATCCTGCGCCTGTTCAGGGGCGAGGTGGTGACCGAGCAGAGCGACTGGTTCAACCTGGTCAACGCCCGCACCCACCTGCTGCCCTATACCAGGCCGCACCCGGAAATGGCGGTGGCCAGCGCGGTCAGCCCGTCGGGCGGGCGGGCCGCCGGCAAATACGGCTTTGGGATGCTATGCGTGGCAGCGACCGCGGCCGACGGCTTCGACGCCCTGGCGACCAACTGGCAGATCGCCTGCCAGATCGCGCAGGAGGATGGCCGCACCATGGACCGCAACGGCCTGCGCCTGGTCGGCCCGGTCCATATTGCCCCGACGCGCGAACAGGCACGGGCGAATGTTCAATGGGGCCTGCACAAGTGGCTGGAATATTTCGCCCGGCTGAACCCGCTCAGCCCCCGCACGCCCGAGGGCATGGACCCGATCGATGCCATGATCGCCACCGGCCAGGCGGTGATCGGCACGCCCGACGATGCCATCGCCCAGATCCATCGCCTCCAGGCCAAGCAGGGCCATTTCGGCGCCTTCCTGCAACTGGCCCACAACTGGGCGAGCTTCGACCACACGATCAAATCCTACGCGCTGTGGGCCGAGCATGTGGCCCCCGTCTTCAAGCACGCCAATGCGAGCCGCCAGGCGTCCTACGACTGGACCATGAGCAACGCCAACGAATTCATCGGTAAGGCCATGATGGCGGCCGGCGCCATGATCCAGCGCCACGCCGACGAGCAGGCTGCCAAGGCGGCCGCCTCATGA
- a CDS encoding FkbM family methyltransferase → MRPIKLITGSEIRARPPRQAMAMHLQVLHYFSHGIAVHPGDVVVDVGANIGMFALEVLLRTQGRASLVCCEPAPPLFRRLADNLRRNFPDASAKCLKAAMGDREGEVDFFYRPHSPSMSSLEVMQFKPAQIRGTLDILYDPQDKGELTYLVPRWVRWIPRKFMRAMLRGAVGREYLRGRKLRSPLTTLSAVIEREGLPTIDLLKIDVEGAEWLVLAGIEDRHWPLIRSVVVEVHDVDGRLGRVREALANRGFSRITVDQEELQRPFDVHNVYALR, encoded by the coding sequence ATGCGCCCCATCAAATTGATCACCGGCAGCGAGATCCGGGCCCGGCCGCCACGGCAGGCCATGGCGATGCACCTGCAGGTCCTGCACTATTTCAGCCACGGCATCGCCGTCCATCCGGGCGACGTCGTCGTCGATGTGGGGGCCAATATCGGCATGTTCGCGCTGGAGGTCCTGCTGCGCACACAGGGCCGGGCCTCGCTCGTTTGCTGCGAACCCGCCCCGCCCTTGTTCAGGCGACTCGCCGACAACCTCAGGCGGAATTTCCCCGACGCGTCGGCAAAATGCCTGAAGGCCGCGATGGGGGACCGGGAGGGGGAGGTCGACTTCTTCTACCGGCCCCACAGCCCGTCGATGTCGTCCCTTGAGGTCATGCAGTTCAAGCCGGCGCAGATCAGGGGCACGCTGGACATCCTGTACGACCCTCAGGACAAGGGGGAGTTGACATATCTGGTGCCGCGGTGGGTTCGCTGGATTCCCCGGAAATTCATGCGCGCGATGCTCAGGGGCGCCGTCGGCCGCGAATATCTCAGGGGACGGAAGCTGCGCAGCCCCTTGACGACGCTGTCCGCCGTCATCGAACGCGAGGGGCTGCCCACCATCGATCTGCTGAAGATCGATGTCGAGGGGGCGGAGTGGCTGGTCCTGGCAGGGATCGAGGATCGCCATTGGCCGCTGATCCGCTCCGTCGTGGTCGAGGTTCATGATGTCGACGGCAGGCTGGGGCGGGTGCGCGAGGCCTTGGCCAACCGGGGCTTCTCGCGCATCACCGTCGACCAGGAAGAATTGCAGCGGCCCTTCGACGTCCACAATGTCTATGCCCTGCGCTGA
- a CDS encoding PIN domain-containing protein — protein MAYEPPVAVYDACVLYPFHLRNVLIQCAFDGLVAARWTDDIHAEWIRNLAANAPATPIARLEATRDRMKAALPEADVADYRPLIADLHLPDPDDRHVLAAAIAGKASVIVTLNLKDLPAKDLLPYGITSVSPDSFLSGLYATSPDALISSVGNARHNLRKTTPSVEAFVDALDRQGLKAFSALLRRHTSRPD, from the coding sequence ATGGCCTATGAACCGCCCGTCGCGGTCTATGATGCCTGCGTGCTCTACCCGTTCCATCTGCGAAACGTCCTCATTCAATGCGCCTTCGACGGTTTGGTCGCCGCCCGGTGGACTGACGACATTCATGCCGAATGGATTCGCAACCTCGCCGCCAATGCGCCTGCAACGCCCATCGCCCGCCTGGAAGCGACCCGCGACCGGATGAAAGCGGCCCTGCCCGAGGCCGATGTAGCGGACTATCGGCCCCTGATCGCGGACCTCCACCTGCCCGATCCAGACGATCGGCATGTGCTTGCGGCGGCCATCGCAGGAAAGGCCTCCGTCATCGTTACGCTGAACCTCAAGGATCTCCCGGCCAAAGACCTCCTCCCTTACGGCATAACCAGCGTGTCGCCGGACAGCTTCCTGAGCGGTCTCTATGCCACCTCTCCCGACGCACTGATTTCCAGCGTCGGCAATGCCCGACACAATTTACGCAAGACCACGCCATCGGTTGAAGCGTTCGTGGATGCTCTCGACCGCCAGGGTTTGAAGGCATTCTCGGCCCTACTTCGCCGGCACACCTCCCGACCAGACTGA
- a CDS encoding MerR family transcriptional regulator produces the protein MKIGDLAKATGLSTSRIRFYEAHGVIAPAARAANGYRDYPESMVELLLFLTQAQALGFSLAEIKASGRGGSALPSCTDARALLRQKLAEVDAHLAQVTALRAKLADMLDNLHPERVARAGGGVALAALPAGISSPSGP, from the coding sequence ATGAAGATCGGCGACCTAGCCAAGGCGACGGGGCTTTCCACCTCGCGCATCCGCTTCTACGAGGCCCACGGCGTGATCGCGCCGGCCGCCCGCGCGGCCAACGGCTATCGCGACTACCCGGAGTCGATGGTCGAGTTGCTTCTGTTCCTGACCCAGGCTCAGGCGCTGGGCTTTTCGTTGGCCGAGATCAAGGCCAGCGGCCGGGGTGGCAGCGCCTTGCCCAGTTGCACCGACGCCAGGGCCCTGCTGCGCCAGAAGCTGGCCGAGGTCGACGCCCATCTGGCCCAGGTGACCGCCTTGCGCGCGAAACTGGCGGACATGCTGGACAATCTCCATCCCGAGAGGGTCGCGCGCGCAGGCGGCGGCGTAGCCCTGGCGGCGTTGCCGGCGGGGATCAGCTCGCCTTCAGGGCCGTAA
- a CDS encoding type II toxin-antitoxin system RelE/ParE family toxin encodes MRRLVYRSAALGDLDGIYDLIEPDNPRRALSFVQDIRQRCRTLCTHPHLGPARNDLSAGIRTYPMFGRVVVAYRVTEEAIVITRVFYGGQDYETLLRHEDSTAP; translated from the coding sequence ATGCGTAGGCTTGTCTACCGATCGGCCGCGCTTGGTGATCTCGATGGCATCTACGACCTTATCGAACCGGACAACCCGCGGCGGGCCCTGAGCTTCGTCCAGGATATCCGGCAGCGCTGCCGCACCCTGTGCACCCATCCGCATCTGGGTCCCGCCCGTAACGATCTCAGCGCCGGCATTCGCACCTATCCCATGTTCGGCCGGGTGGTGGTTGCCTACCGGGTGACGGAGGAGGCGATCGTCATCACCCGCGTTTTCTACGGCGGACAGGATTACGAAACCCTCCTGCGCCATGAGGACAGCACTGCTCCATGA
- a CDS encoding MBL fold metallo-hydrolase, whose amino-acid sequence MERVAAGQWYETRRMGDDVTHIGEPFIKEFYRCNIWHVRGRDRDLLVDSGMGVVSLRAHVPLVSEKPCLAVASHTHFDHIGAHHEFDCCLVHAAEAELLMRPSRAGTLADLYVTDDIFTRLPPAPYESREYRVTGVVAPRLIEDGDVIDLGDRHFTVIHTPGHSPGGIALFEAASGILFSGDIVYDGPLVEDTYHANPGDYIASMRRLLELPVRLVHGGHFASYGGERHRALITAWLRDKGALSRLRIPPMA is encoded by the coding sequence ATGGAACGGGTAGCGGCCGGACAATGGTACGAGACACGGCGCATGGGCGACGACGTCACCCATATCGGCGAGCCGTTCATCAAGGAATTCTACCGTTGCAACATCTGGCATGTGCGCGGCCGCGACCGCGACCTGCTGGTCGATTCCGGCATGGGCGTGGTCAGCCTGCGCGCCCATGTCCCCCTGGTCAGCGAGAAGCCGTGCCTGGCGGTGGCCAGCCACACCCATTTCGACCATATCGGCGCCCATCACGAATTCGACTGCTGCCTGGTCCACGCCGCCGAAGCCGAGCTGCTGATGCGGCCCAGCCGCGCCGGCACGCTGGCCGACCTCTACGTGACCGACGACATCTTCACCAGGCTGCCGCCCGCCCCTTACGAGAGCCGGGAATACCGCGTCACCGGCGTCGTCGCCCCGCGCCTGATCGAGGACGGCGACGTGATCGACCTGGGCGACCGCCACTTCACGGTGATTCACACGCCCGGCCATTCGCCGGGCGGCATCGCCCTGTTCGAGGCCGCGAGCGGCATCCTGTTTTCAGGCGATATCGTCTATGACGGCCCGCTGGTCGAAGACACCTATCATGCGAACCCAGGTGATTACATCGCCAGCATGCGCCGCCTGCTGGAACTGCCCGTGCGCCTGGTTCACGGCGGCCATTTCGCCAGCTACGGCGGCGAACGCCACCGCGCGCTGATCACCGCCTGGCTGCGCGACAAAGGGGCTTTAAGCCGGCTCCGCATCCCCCCGATGGCATGA
- a CDS encoding type II toxin-antitoxin system ParD family antitoxin, with translation MRHVERLSITLPAEMARLIRTQVEEGRYASNSEVIREAMRAWQEQEQTRVQRLAAIRAKIAEADADPRPSLTEEEVDRHFEERLAQSLSAQGKHA, from the coding sequence ATGCGGCATGTCGAACGATTGAGCATCACCCTGCCGGCCGAGATGGCGCGCTTGATCCGCACGCAGGTCGAAGAGGGCCGGTATGCCTCGAACAGCGAGGTCATCCGCGAGGCCATGCGGGCCTGGCAGGAACAGGAGCAAACCCGGGTGCAGCGCCTGGCTGCCATTCGCGCGAAAATCGCCGAGGCGGACGCCGACCCCCGCCCGTCATTGACGGAGGAAGAGGTTGACCGCCATTTCGAGGAACGGCTCGCCCAATCGCTGAGCGCACAAGGGAAGCATGCGTAG
- a CDS encoding NADH:flavin oxidoreductase/NADH oxidase family protein, translating into MSATAAPDLFSPLALPNGAVIPNRLCKAAMEENMADEGQVPGPALVRLYERWARGGAGLILTGNVMIDARALTGPGGLVLEDDHAIGQFQTWARAARLGGAQVWMQINHPGRQLAVAMGQEAVAPSAVPVDLGRFSKMFAQPRALTPAEIAEVVERFANTAALAERAGFTGVQIHAAHGYLVSQFLSPLTNRRSDLWGGSLENRARLLLDIVRAVRARVAPGFCVSVKLNSADFQRGGFEAADAAQVVEWLNGMAVDLVELSGGSYESPAMQGAPQHGSTGAREAYFIDFARDIAAIAAMPIMVTGGVRRRSVAQEALSTKGNLAGVAMLGLARAMAFEPDLPNKWRDGAALDVTLPEVGWRNKSLSGLAVMAIAKAQLYRLGRGRAPSTRLSPLLTLIGDQWRTRKRAARYRAWMQARA; encoded by the coding sequence ATGTCCGCCACCGCTGCTCCCGACCTGTTTTCACCCCTTGCCCTGCCCAATGGCGCCGTCATTCCCAATCGCCTGTGCAAGGCGGCGATGGAGGAAAACATGGCCGACGAAGGCCAGGTGCCCGGTCCCGCCCTGGTCCGTCTCTACGAGCGGTGGGCGCGGGGCGGGGCGGGCCTGATCCTGACCGGCAATGTCATGATCGATGCCCGCGCCTTGACCGGCCCGGGCGGCCTGGTGCTGGAGGACGACCATGCGATCGGCCAGTTCCAGACCTGGGCCCGGGCCGCGCGACTGGGCGGCGCGCAGGTCTGGATGCAGATCAATCATCCCGGCCGGCAACTGGCCGTCGCCATGGGCCAGGAGGCGGTGGCGCCCTCGGCCGTGCCCGTCGATCTGGGCCGTTTCTCCAAGATGTTCGCCCAGCCGCGGGCCCTGACCCCGGCCGAGATCGCCGAGGTGGTCGAACGCTTCGCCAACACGGCCGCCCTGGCCGAGCGTGCGGGCTTCACCGGCGTGCAGATCCATGCCGCCCACGGCTATCTGGTCAGCCAGTTCCTCTCGCCGCTGACCAACCGGCGCAGCGACCTGTGGGGCGGCAGCCTGGAGAATCGGGCGCGGCTGCTGCTGGATATCGTGCGGGCGGTGCGGGCGCGGGTCGCGCCCGGCTTCTGCGTCTCGGTGAAATTGAACTCCGCCGATTTCCAGCGTGGCGGCTTCGAGGCGGCGGATGCGGCGCAGGTGGTCGAATGGCTGAACGGCATGGCCGTCGATCTGGTCGAACTGTCGGGCGGCTCCTACGAAAGCCCGGCCATGCAGGGCGCGCCCCAGCACGGCAGCACCGGCGCCCGCGAGGCCTATTTCATCGATTTCGCCCGCGACATCGCCGCGATCGCGGCCATGCCGATCATGGTCACCGGCGGCGTGCGCCGCCGTTCGGTGGCACAGGAAGCTCTGTCCACCAAAGGCAACCTGGCCGGCGTCGCCATGCTGGGCCTGGCCCGGGCCATGGCCTTCGAACCCGACCTGCCCAACAAGTGGCGCGACGGCGCGGCGCTCGATGTCACCCTGCCGGAGGTCGGCTGGCGCAACAAGTCGTTGAGCGGCCTGGCAGTCATGGCGATCGCCAAGGCGCAATTGTATCGCCTGGGCCGTGGCCGCGCGCCCAGCACCCGCCTCTCGCCCCTGCTGACCCTGATCGGGGATCAATGGCGCACCCGCAAGCGCGCCGCCCGCTATCGCGCCTGGATGCAGGCACGGGCCTGA
- a CDS encoding DNA recombination protein RmuC, whose protein sequence is MPITLSPTDLLIIAIALIALVVGVFALVRPRNAADPALAARLEGMERAQERLERTLREELSLNRQEGSAGFKGFGDTLSARLDGLAQGLDSRFAQLAADSAVKLEEMRRTVDERLQGTLEQRLGESFKLVSDRLEQVHRGLGEMQNLAAGVGDLKRVLTNVKSRGTWGEMQLDALLAQIMTADQYLANVATIEGRAERVEFVIRLPGHDVGEEVWLPIDAKFPREDYERLVEAADRADVEGVEAAGKALEIRLKGFARDIRDKYLNPPRTTDFAVMFLPTEGLYAEALRRPGLIDVLQREYRVVPAGPTTLAALLNSLQMGFRTLAIEKRSSEVWLLLGAVKTEFAKYGEVLDKVQRKLNEASEQIDKVAVRKRAIDRRLRQVQGLDAVETARLIEVGEAVEADDEEG, encoded by the coding sequence ATGCCGATTACCCTGTCGCCAACCGACCTCCTCATCATTGCCATCGCCCTGATCGCGCTCGTTGTCGGGGTCTTCGCCCTGGTGCGCCCGCGTAACGCCGCCGACCCCGCCCTGGCCGCCCGGCTGGAGGGCATGGAACGGGCGCAGGAGCGCCTGGAACGCACCCTGCGCGAGGAACTGTCGCTGAACCGCCAGGAGGGCAGCGCCGGGTTCAAGGGCTTCGGCGATACCCTGTCGGCCCGGCTGGACGGCCTGGCGCAAGGGCTGGACAGCCGCTTTGCGCAGCTTGCCGCCGATTCCGCGGTGAAACTGGAAGAGATGCGCCGCACCGTGGACGAGCGCCTGCAAGGCACCCTGGAACAGCGCCTGGGCGAATCCTTCAAGCTGGTGTCCGACCGGCTGGAACAGGTCCATCGCGGCCTGGGCGAGATGCAGAACCTGGCGGCCGGGGTGGGCGACCTGAAGCGCGTGCTGACCAACGTCAAATCCCGCGGCACCTGGGGCGAAATGCAACTGGACGCCCTGCTGGCCCAGATCATGACCGCCGACCAGTACCTGGCCAATGTCGCCACCATCGAGGGCCGCGCCGAGCGGGTGGAATTCGTCATCCGCCTGCCCGGCCACGACGTGGGCGAGGAAGTCTGGCTGCCGATCGACGCCAAGTTCCCGCGCGAGGATTACGAGCGCCTGGTGGAGGCCGCCGACCGCGCCGATGTCGAAGGCGTGGAGGCCGCAGGCAAGGCGCTGGAGATCCGCCTCAAGGGCTTTGCCAGGGATATCCGCGACAAATACCTGAACCCGCCGCGCACGACCGATTTCGCGGTGATGTTCCTGCCGACCGAAGGCCTTTATGCCGAGGCGCTGCGCCGGCCGGGCCTGATCGACGTGCTGCAGCGGGAATACCGGGTGGTGCCGGCCGGGCCGACCACCCTGGCCGCCCTGCTCAACAGCCTGCAGATGGGTTTCCGGACGCTGGCGATCGAAAAACGCTCGAGCGAGGTCTGGCTGCTGCTGGGCGCGGTGAAGACGGAATTCGCCAAATACGGCGAGGTCCTGGACAAGGTTCAGCGCAAACTGAACGAGGCCAGCGAGCAGATCGACAAGGTCGCCGTGCGCAAGCGCGCCATCGACCGGCGGCTGCGGCAGGTCCAGGGTCTCGACGCGGTCGAAACCGCCCGGCTGATCGAGGTGGGGGAAGCCGTCGAGGCCGACGACGAGGAGGGCTGA